From the genome of Mycobacterium dioxanotrophicus, one region includes:
- a CDS encoding SDR family NAD(P)-dependent oxidoreductase, which translates to MAYQADVRDYDVLKSGLDSAVRELGRLDIVAANAGIFQFGEPVEEVALNDWTGYPSPGTYNSIEPGTEPQASILARR; encoded by the coding sequence ATCGCTTACCAAGCCGACGTCCGGGACTACGACGTCCTGAAATCCGGCCTGGACTCCGCCGTTCGGGAACTGGGCCGCCTCGACATCGTTGCCGCCAATGCCGGGATCTTCCAATTCGGCGAGCCGGTAGAAGAAGTCGCCCTCAACGATTGGACCGGGTACCCGTCGCCGGGGACATACAACAGCATTGAACCGGGTACAGAACCGCAGGCCTCAATCCTGGCGAGGCGATGA
- a CDS encoding nucleoside deaminase codes for MAISDTDLKHLRKCVALAREALDAGDQPFGSILVDYTGTTVFSDRNRVKDGDETQHPEFAIARWAAEHLSPQRRARATVYTSGEHCPMCSAAHAWVGLGRIVYATSTEQLTGWLSEWGVPPAPVAPLPISTVAPGVAVDGPAAELTEEMKDLYAAKFRA; via the coding sequence GTGGCCATCAGCGACACCGACCTCAAACACCTGCGTAAATGTGTCGCGCTCGCCCGTGAAGCCCTCGACGCCGGCGATCAGCCGTTCGGATCGATCCTGGTCGACTACACGGGCACCACGGTGTTCTCCGACCGCAATCGGGTCAAGGACGGCGACGAGACCCAGCACCCCGAGTTCGCCATCGCCCGCTGGGCCGCCGAACATCTGAGCCCGCAGCGGCGGGCGCGCGCCACGGTGTACACCTCCGGCGAACACTGCCCGATGTGCTCGGCGGCGCACGCCTGGGTGGGGCTGGGCCGCATCGTCTATGCGACCTCCACCGAACAATTGACCGGATGGCTCAGCGAATGGGGCGTTCCGCCTGCCCCGGTGGCGCCACTACCGATCAGCACCGTCGCGCCCGGTGTCGCAGTGGACGGTCCGGCCGCCGAACTGACCGAGGAGATGAAGGATCTGTACGCGGCGAAGTTTCGTGCCTGA
- a CDS encoding mechanosensitive ion channel domain-containing protein yields MRSVLETDWFYWALSVAIGLPVGLVLLTELHNTLARRGSYLARPVGLLRNYILPLGALLVLLVKGGDISGETTGVRIVATAFGFVVMILLLSGLNATLFQGAPEGSWRKRIPSIFLDVARFALIAIGVGMIFAYVWGAHVGGLFTALGISSIVLGLALQNSVGQIISGLFLLFEQPFRLGDWLDTPSARGRVVEVNWRATHIDTGSGMQIMPNSVLAGASFTNLSRPEASYSLSIVCTFGPADPPDQVCALLTGVAARLPQIRPEATVKAVAVGGNDYRTTIPVRSPADDGAAKATFLRWVWYASRRAELHLDGIDDDFGTAERLTKACRRMATTLRLSHTDQQELLTHAALTRYGADEAVQTAGEVPTRMSYLLDGRVQVTAAGPDGEVVPVRTLHPGDFLGQSALTREATRTSVYALEETTMLQVDRDFLEELVTRNPLLLHEMSRLLDERRTDARRAMSATSTQAPVSAPSSNR; encoded by the coding sequence GTGAGAAGTGTGCTGGAGACCGACTGGTTCTACTGGGCCCTGTCCGTTGCGATCGGCCTGCCTGTCGGCCTGGTGCTGCTCACCGAACTGCACAACACGCTGGCGCGCCGCGGCAGTTATCTGGCCCGGCCGGTCGGCTTGCTGCGCAACTACATCCTGCCGCTGGGCGCGCTGCTGGTCCTGCTGGTCAAAGGCGGCGACATCTCGGGTGAGACCACCGGGGTGCGCATCGTCGCCACCGCGTTCGGCTTCGTGGTGATGATCCTGCTGTTGTCGGGTTTGAACGCCACCTTGTTCCAGGGCGCCCCGGAGGGCAGCTGGCGCAAGCGAATCCCGTCGATTTTCCTCGATGTGGCCCGGTTCGCGCTCATCGCGATCGGCGTCGGAATGATCTTCGCCTACGTGTGGGGCGCCCACGTCGGCGGCCTCTTCACCGCGCTGGGCATATCGTCGATCGTGCTGGGTCTCGCGCTGCAGAACTCGGTGGGCCAGATCATCTCGGGTCTTTTCCTGCTGTTCGAGCAGCCGTTCCGGCTCGGCGACTGGCTCGACACGCCGTCGGCGCGCGGTCGCGTGGTCGAGGTGAACTGGCGCGCAACGCATATCGACACCGGTAGCGGCATGCAGATCATGCCCAACTCGGTGCTGGCCGGCGCCTCGTTCACCAATCTGAGCCGGCCGGAGGCGTCTTATTCGCTGTCGATCGTGTGCACGTTCGGCCCCGCGGATCCGCCGGATCAGGTGTGTGCCCTTCTCACCGGGGTCGCCGCACGACTACCGCAGATACGTCCGGAAGCCACCGTCAAGGCGGTCGCGGTCGGCGGCAACGACTACCGCACGACGATCCCGGTGCGCTCCCCCGCCGACGACGGCGCCGCCAAGGCGACCTTCCTGCGCTGGGTTTGGTACGCGTCGCGACGCGCCGAATTGCACCTCGACGGGATCGACGACGATTTCGGCACCGCCGAACGGCTGACGAAGGCCTGCCGGCGGATGGCCACCACCCTGCGCCTCAGCCACACCGACCAGCAGGAACTGCTCACGCACGCCGCCCTGACGCGCTACGGAGCCGACGAGGCCGTGCAGACTGCCGGTGAGGTTCCGACCCGGATGAGCTACCTGCTCGACGGACGAGTGCAGGTCACCGCGGCAGGGCCGGACGGTGAGGTCGTGCCGGTCCGGACCCTGCATCCCGGCGACTTCCTCGGCCAGAGCGCGCTGACCCGCGAGGCGACGCGGACATCGGTGTATGCCCTCGAAGAGACCACGATGCTGCAGGTGGATCGCGATTTTCTCGAAGAACTGGTGACACGAAATCCCTTGCTGCTCCATGAGATGAGCAGGCTCCTCGACGAACGCAGGACCGATGCCCGTCGGGCCATGTCCGCCACATCGACGCAGGCCCCGGTCTCGGCGCCGAGTTCCAATCGTTAG
- a CDS encoding adenylate/guanylate cyclase domain-containing protein, which translates to MTTEAGSPDVETPARKQRHPRRRIMSRISIQSKLLAMLLITSVLSAAVVGAIGYQSGRSSLRNSVFDRLTEIRSAQTRQLEAEFRYLRDSLVVYTRGTTATEAVRAFTAGFDQLNDAVIAPAQQQAIVDYYRNQFAKAEEAQTGNQADVAALLPTSNPQKWLQANYMAPFNDWDTALKFSDARDGSAWSAACARFNEYFRTVVDRFKFEDALLLDTRGNVVYSAYKGVDLGTNVYTGPYRGGSLTDAYRRAVTSNAIDYVDVTDFSDYQPAQAPTAWMVSPIGSEGRVEGVLALQLPITGVNRVMTANQQWQEAGMGSTGETILVGPDGLMRSVSRTFVQNRDQYKKDVIDAGTPPDVAATAIRQGGTTLVQPVASDAARLAERGQTGTMIDLDYLGHETLQSYAPVNLPGLDWVMVAKIDTTEAFAPVTVFTRTLVLSTVAMIFVVCIAAIGLARFFVRPLRRLEAGAQQISSGDYGVSLPVLSRDEFGDLTVAFNEMSRNLRIKEDLLEEQRKENDRLLRSMMPEPVVQRYREGEETIAQDHQNVTVIFADFVGLDELSADLSSDELLAIVNKLVRQFDAAAEHLGIEQVRTLHNGYLASCGLTVPRLDNVRRTVDFGAEMQRIVDRFRAETGHDLRLRAGIDTGTVSSGLVGRSSLAYDMWGAAVDLAYRVRSGAPQPGIYVTTRVHDATLDVRQFTPAGSVSVGGTEEQIWRLTERQP; encoded by the coding sequence ATGACGACCGAAGCCGGCTCCCCAGACGTCGAGACGCCCGCGCGCAAACAGCGACACCCGCGCCGCCGCATCATGTCCCGGATCAGCATTCAGTCCAAGCTGCTCGCGATGCTGTTGATCACCAGCGTGCTGTCGGCGGCGGTGGTCGGGGCCATCGGATATCAGTCGGGCCGCAGCTCGCTGCGCAATTCGGTGTTCGACCGGCTCACCGAGATCCGGTCGGCCCAGACCCGTCAGTTGGAGGCCGAATTCCGGTATCTGCGGGACTCTCTGGTGGTCTACACGCGAGGCACGACCGCCACCGAAGCCGTGCGCGCGTTCACCGCAGGGTTCGACCAGCTCAACGACGCCGTCATCGCACCGGCTCAGCAGCAGGCGATCGTCGACTACTACCGCAACCAGTTCGCCAAGGCCGAGGAGGCCCAGACCGGCAATCAGGCCGATGTGGCAGCGCTGCTGCCTACGTCCAACCCGCAGAAATGGCTCCAGGCCAACTACATGGCGCCGTTCAACGACTGGGACACAGCCCTGAAATTCTCCGACGCCCGCGACGGCAGCGCCTGGTCGGCGGCTTGTGCACGGTTCAACGAGTACTTCCGCACCGTCGTCGACCGGTTCAAGTTCGAGGACGCGCTGCTGCTGGATACCCGCGGCAACGTCGTGTACAGCGCGTACAAGGGTGTCGACCTGGGCACCAACGTCTACACGGGCCCATATCGCGGCGGCAGCCTGACCGACGCGTACCGCCGCGCGGTCACGTCCAACGCCATCGATTACGTCGATGTGACCGATTTCAGTGACTACCAGCCGGCCCAGGCCCCGACCGCCTGGATGGTGTCCCCGATCGGCAGCGAGGGCCGCGTGGAGGGCGTGCTGGCCCTGCAGTTGCCCATCACGGGAGTGAATCGGGTGATGACCGCGAACCAGCAGTGGCAAGAGGCCGGCATGGGATCCACGGGCGAGACCATCCTGGTCGGCCCGGACGGTCTGATGCGGTCGGTGTCGCGAACGTTCGTCCAGAACCGTGACCAGTACAAGAAGGACGTCATCGACGCGGGCACCCCGCCCGATGTCGCGGCCACGGCGATCCGCCAGGGCGGCACCACACTGGTGCAGCCGGTGGCCAGTGACGCGGCGCGGCTGGCCGAACGCGGCCAGACCGGCACCATGATCGACCTCGACTATCTGGGGCACGAGACGCTGCAGTCCTACGCCCCGGTGAACCTGCCGGGCCTCGACTGGGTCATGGTGGCCAAGATCGACACCACCGAGGCGTTCGCGCCGGTGACCGTGTTCACGAGGACCCTCGTGCTCTCGACCGTGGCGATGATCTTCGTCGTGTGTATCGCCGCCATCGGGCTGGCGCGATTCTTCGTCCGCCCGCTGCGGCGGCTGGAAGCCGGGGCACAGCAGATCAGCTCGGGCGACTACGGAGTGTCGCTGCCGGTCCTGTCCCGCGATGAATTCGGTGATCTGACAGTCGCTTTCAACGAGATGAGCCGCAATCTGCGGATCAAGGAGGACTTGCTCGAGGAGCAACGCAAGGAGAACGACCGGCTGCTGCGGTCGATGATGCCCGAGCCGGTGGTCCAGCGGTACCGCGAAGGCGAGGAAACCATCGCACAAGACCACCAGAACGTCACCGTGATTTTCGCCGACTTCGTCGGACTCGACGAATTGTCCGCCGACCTGAGTTCCGACGAACTGCTGGCGATCGTCAACAAGCTGGTGCGACAGTTCGACGCGGCCGCCGAACATCTCGGCATCGAGCAGGTACGTACCCTGCACAACGGCTATCTCGCGAGCTGCGGGCTGACCGTGCCCCGGCTCGACAACGTCCGCCGCACAGTGGACTTCGGCGCAGAGATGCAGCGCATCGTGGACCGGTTCCGCGCCGAGACCGGCCATGACCTCAGATTGCGGGCCGGCATCGACACCGGCACCGTCAGCAGCGGGCTGGTCGGTAGATCCAGCCTCGCCTACGACATGTGGGGAGCCGCAGTGGATCTCGCCTACCGGGTGCGCAGTGGCGCGCCACAGCCCGGCATCTATGTCACGACCCGGGTACACGACGCCACCCTGGATGTGCGGCAGTTCACCCCCGCGGGTTCGGTGAGCGTCGGCGGCACCGAGGAGCAGATCTGGCGACTCACGGAGCGTCAGCCGTGA
- a CDS encoding DUF1810 domain-containing protein, protein MVTAADPDDLRRFTEAQERVYPTVLAELADGRKRSHWIWFIFPQLRGLGRSPTAHHYGIASAQEARAYLADPTLGPRLRECARLVAEIDGRSAEEIFGWPDCLKVRSCMTLFAAVAADAADFQAVLDKFYDGLGDPVTVEMLSAAG, encoded by the coding sequence ATGGTCACCGCGGCTGACCCTGATGATCTGCGTCGCTTCACCGAGGCGCAGGAACGCGTTTACCCGACCGTGCTCGCCGAGCTGGCCGACGGCCGCAAGCGCAGTCACTGGATCTGGTTCATCTTCCCGCAGTTGCGGGGGCTGGGCCGGAGCCCGACCGCGCACCATTACGGCATCGCGTCGGCGCAGGAGGCTCGGGCCTACCTGGCCGACCCGACCCTGGGACCGCGGCTGCGGGAGTGCGCGCGCCTGGTGGCCGAGATCGACGGGCGGTCGGCGGAGGAGATCTTCGGCTGGCCGGACTGTCTCAAGGTCCGGTCGTGCATGACGTTGTTCGCCGCGGTTGCCGCCGACGCCGCGGACTTCCAGGCTGTGCTGGACAAGTTCTACGACGGGCTCGGCGATCCGGTGACCGTGGAGATGCTCAGTGCGGCTGGATGA
- a CDS encoding HNH endonuclease signature motif containing protein, with translation MSSQPTSFADDGVSPAQRVEVLFEELSELAGQRNAIDGRMVDIVAELERDGLCGATGARSITSLVAWKTGITPNNAETVVAVARRAEEFPLCVEGLREGRLSLDQVGVIAERAADGSDAHYAELAAVATVTQLRTAVKLEPKPEPPVDPDPETEAEPVVPEPKRSFTKVEHDDCTTYQITLPRLEAAKFDAGMRSHQEALIAAWKRDREDADGASEQAPPFPNTVDAFMGLIEAGWDADVAARPHGQHTTVVVHLDLDKDGEKTVAALHLGPVLTDAERRYLTCDATCEVWFERHGQPMGAGRSARTVNRRLRRALERRDRCCAVPGCGATRGLHAHHIVHWEDGGPTELDNMVLLCPYHHRLHHKGGITITGPAHQLKVTDATGRELQPGSLARPPTTPPPNVPPYRGPTGERADWWWYTPFQPEPPPSPN, from the coding sequence ATGTCCTCGCAGCCAACATCTTTCGCTGATGATGGGGTGAGCCCTGCGCAGCGGGTGGAGGTGTTGTTCGAGGAGTTGTCGGAGTTGGCCGGGCAGCGCAATGCGATCGACGGACGCATGGTCGACATCGTCGCCGAGTTGGAGCGCGACGGGTTGTGCGGCGCCACCGGGGCCCGGTCGATCACCTCGCTGGTGGCCTGGAAAACCGGGATCACCCCCAATAATGCCGAGACGGTGGTGGCGGTGGCACGGCGGGCCGAGGAATTCCCCCTCTGTGTCGAGGGCCTGCGGGAGGGCCGGTTGTCGCTGGATCAGGTGGGGGTGATCGCTGAGCGCGCCGCCGACGGTTCCGATGCGCACTACGCGGAGTTGGCCGCGGTCGCCACGGTGACCCAGTTGCGTACCGCGGTGAAGTTGGAACCCAAACCCGAGCCGCCGGTCGACCCCGACCCGGAAACGGAAGCCGAGCCGGTGGTACCGGAGCCAAAGCGGTCGTTCACCAAAGTGGAGCATGACGATTGCACGACGTATCAGATCACCCTGCCGCGGTTGGAGGCGGCGAAGTTCGATGCCGGGATGCGCTCGCATCAGGAGGCGTTGATCGCGGCGTGGAAGCGTGACCGCGAGGATGCCGACGGCGCCTCCGAGCAGGCGCCACCGTTCCCGAACACCGTGGACGCGTTCATGGGTTTGATCGAGGCGGGCTGGGATGCCGATGTGGCGGCCCGCCCACACGGCCAGCACACCACCGTCGTCGTACACCTCGACCTCGATAAAGATGGCGAGAAAACGGTCGCAGCCCTGCATCTGGGCCCGGTGCTCACCGATGCGGAGCGGCGCTACCTGACCTGTGATGCGACCTGCGAGGTGTGGTTCGAACGCCACGGCCAACCGATGGGGGCGGGGCGTTCCGCCCGCACCGTCAACCGTCGGCTGCGCCGCGCCCTGGAGCGTCGGGACCGGTGCTGTGCGGTACCCGGCTGCGGAGCGACCCGGGGTTTGCACGCGCATCACATCGTCCATTGGGAGGATGGCGGGCCCACCGAGTTGGACAACATGGTGTTGCTCTGCCCTTACCACCATCGTTTGCACCACAAGGGTGGCATCACCATCACCGGCCCCGCGCATCAACTCAAGGTCACCGACGCCACCGGGCGGGAACTGCAGCCCGGGTCGCTGGCGCGGCCACCTACCACGCCGCCACCGAATGTCCCGCCCTATCGGGGGCCGACCGGTGAACGCGCCGATTGGTGGTGGTACACACCCTTCCAACCGGAACCACCACCGTCGCCCAACTAG
- a CDS encoding alpha-amylase family protein, protein MPEPGWVAHAIWWQIYPLGFVGAFPADPSPGPDEHRLRRVVDWLDHAVELGASGIALGPIFASRTHGYDTTDHFRIDPRLGDDADFDELVAQAHQRGLRVLLDGVFNHVGTDFAQYRDALDGGPDHPASAWFRRRGPQSRFDTFEGHGELIALNHASTEVVEYTTAVLRHWLARGADGWRLDAAYAVPDRFWAQVLPRVREEFADAWFVGEVIHGDYTTTVEAATFDSVTQYELWKAIWSSLNDGNFHELDWGLQRHNDFLDTFVPLTFVGNHDVTRIASQLSNPDHVEHALVILLTTGGTPSIYAGDESGYRGVKEERRGGDDAVRPRFDTLPEDSDVLRFHRYLIGLRRRHPWLHTATTTALKLTNTQYIYRSTAADGSLIVALNVDDAPLTVSLPELGTPAGTVLAGSGAPPQHEITETEVPPHGWLIIQPH, encoded by the coding sequence GTGCCTGAGCCGGGATGGGTGGCGCACGCCATCTGGTGGCAGATCTACCCACTGGGCTTCGTCGGTGCGTTTCCCGCAGACCCGTCGCCCGGCCCTGACGAACACCGCTTGCGCCGCGTCGTCGACTGGCTCGATCACGCCGTGGAACTCGGCGCGTCCGGTATCGCCCTTGGCCCGATCTTCGCCTCGCGCACCCACGGTTACGACACCACCGATCACTTCCGGATCGATCCACGGCTCGGCGACGATGCCGATTTCGACGAGTTGGTGGCCCAGGCGCACCAGCGCGGGCTGCGGGTGCTGCTCGACGGAGTTTTCAACCACGTCGGTACCGACTTCGCGCAGTACCGCGACGCGCTCGACGGCGGCCCCGACCATCCCGCGTCGGCGTGGTTCCGGCGCCGCGGGCCGCAATCGCGGTTCGACACCTTCGAGGGGCACGGCGAACTGATCGCACTCAACCACGCCAGCACCGAGGTGGTGGAGTACACGACCGCGGTGCTGCGGCACTGGCTGGCGCGCGGCGCCGACGGCTGGCGCCTCGACGCCGCATACGCGGTGCCGGACCGATTCTGGGCGCAGGTATTGCCAAGAGTGCGTGAAGAATTCGCCGATGCATGGTTCGTCGGCGAGGTGATCCACGGTGACTACACCACCACCGTCGAAGCGGCCACCTTCGACTCGGTCACCCAGTACGAACTCTGGAAGGCGATCTGGAGCAGCCTCAACGACGGCAATTTTCACGAACTGGATTGGGGACTGCAGCGGCACAACGATTTTCTCGACACCTTCGTGCCGCTGACGTTCGTGGGCAACCACGACGTCACCCGGATCGCCAGCCAGCTGAGCAACCCAGACCACGTCGAACATGCCCTGGTCATCCTGCTCACCACCGGCGGAACCCCGAGCATCTACGCGGGTGACGAGTCGGGCTACCGCGGTGTCAAAGAGGAGCGCCGCGGCGGCGACGACGCGGTCAGGCCCCGATTCGATACGCTCCCTGAGGATTCCGACGTCCTGCGGTTCCACCGCTACCTGATCGGACTGCGTCGGCGCCATCCATGGCTGCACACCGCGACGACGACCGCGTTGAAACTGACCAACACGCAATACATCTACCGCAGCACCGCGGCCGACGGATCGTTGATCGTCGCCCTCAACGTCGACGACGCCCCGCTGACCGTGTCGCTGCCCGAGCTCGGTACACCGGCGGGAACGGTGCTCGCCGGTTCAGGGGCTCCCCCGCAACACGAGATCACCGAGACCGAGGTCCCACCGCACGGCTGGCTGATCATCCAGCCGCACTGA
- a CDS encoding dihydrofolate reductase family protein: protein MRSLIITQNVTLDGSVEMLEGAGWFDPQSQDDELLAEMTRQDSTADALLVGRKTFEDFRGYWPSQLDDITGITDYLNNVEKYVVSSSMTDPKWENSTILSGDPADEAAELKAAEGGDIVVTGSISLCHALIEAEVVDEYRLFIYPFVQGGGRRLFPDRRVISGFTPVAQPIAFPSGVVFVRWGRNRAT, encoded by the coding sequence ATGCGCTCATTGATCATTACTCAGAATGTGACCCTGGACGGCTCGGTGGAAATGCTGGAGGGGGCCGGGTGGTTCGACCCGCAGTCTCAGGATGACGAGCTGCTTGCCGAGATGACTCGTCAAGACTCGACTGCTGACGCGCTTCTAGTCGGCCGGAAAACATTTGAGGACTTTCGCGGATACTGGCCAAGTCAGCTGGATGACATCACCGGGATAACTGACTACCTCAACAACGTTGAAAAATACGTGGTGTCGTCGTCCATGACAGACCCGAAGTGGGAAAACTCAACGATTTTGTCGGGGGACCCCGCCGATGAGGCGGCGGAGTTGAAAGCGGCCGAAGGTGGCGACATTGTGGTGACCGGGAGTATCAGCCTGTGCCATGCGCTCATCGAGGCTGAGGTCGTCGACGAGTACCGGTTGTTCATCTATCCCTTCGTACAAGGAGGGGGACGTCGACTGTTCCCGGATCGCAGAGTGATTTCCGGGTTTACCCCTGTTGCCCAGCCGATCGCATTCCCCAGCGGTGTCGTGTTTGTCCGCTGGGGCCGGAACCGAGCCACGTGA
- a CDS encoding esterase family protein, giving the protein MKFLRNMRGTTAWITLRRLMVGAIATLALPGLIGIAGGSATAGAFSRPGLPVEYLDVFSPSMNRNIRVQFQGGGPHAVYLLDGLRAQDDFNGWDINTPAFEWYYQSGLSTIMPVGGQSSFYTDWYQPSKGNGQNYTYKWETFLTNELPAWLAANRGVSQTGNAVVGISMAGSAALTYAIYHPQQFIYAGTLSGFLNPSEGWWPMLIGLAMNDAGGYNPESMWGPSTDPAWKRNDPMVNINQLVANNTRIWIYCGTGTPSDLDSGTNGGNLMAAQFLEGLTLRTNVTFRDNYIAAGGKNGVFNFPPNGTHSWGYWGQQLQEMKPDIQRVLGAQSAT; this is encoded by the coding sequence ATGAAGTTCCTCAGAAACATGCGTGGCACGACAGCATGGATCACGTTGCGCCGGTTGATGGTCGGCGCCATCGCGACGCTGGCACTGCCCGGGCTGATCGGTATCGCCGGGGGGTCGGCGACCGCTGGAGCGTTCTCCCGGCCGGGTCTGCCCGTCGAATACCTCGATGTCTTCTCGCCGTCGATGAACCGCAACATCCGCGTCCAGTTCCAAGGCGGCGGGCCGCACGCCGTGTACCTGCTCGACGGGCTGCGCGCCCAGGACGACTTCAACGGCTGGGACATCAACACCCCGGCGTTCGAGTGGTACTACCAGTCCGGCCTGTCCACGATCATGCCTGTCGGCGGCCAGTCCAGCTTCTACACCGACTGGTACCAGCCGTCGAAGGGCAACGGGCAGAACTACACCTACAAGTGGGAAACGTTCCTGACCAACGAGCTGCCCGCGTGGCTGGCCGCCAATCGTGGTGTGTCGCAGACCGGTAACGCCGTCGTCGGGATCTCGATGGCCGGCAGCGCGGCCCTGACCTACGCGATCTACCACCCGCAGCAGTTCATCTACGCCGGCACCCTGTCCGGCTTCCTCAACCCGTCTGAGGGTTGGTGGCCGATGCTGATCGGCCTGGCGATGAACGACGCGGGCGGCTACAACCCCGAGAGCATGTGGGGCCCGTCCACCGATCCGGCGTGGAAGCGCAACGACCCGATGGTCAACATCAACCAGCTGGTCGCGAACAACACCCGCATCTGGATCTACTGCGGCACCGGCACCCCTTCGGATCTCGACTCCGGGACCAACGGCGGCAACCTGATGGCCGCACAGTTCCTCGAAGGGCTGACCCTGCGCACCAACGTCACCTTCCGCGACAACTACATCGCGGCGGGCGGCAAGAACGGGGTGTTCAACTTCCCGCCGAACGGCACGCACAGCTGGGGCTACTGGGGGCAGCAGCTGCAGGAGATGAAGCCCGATATCCAGCGGGTGCTGGGCGCTCAGTCCGCCACCTAA
- a CDS encoding IS110 family RNA-guided transposase — MITLGVDAHKRTHTIVAVDSNGRQLASKTIATTTKDHLGLLTWAEQLASGNGLVWAIEDCRHLSRRLERDLLAAGHAIVRVPPKLMAHVRDSARTYGKSDPIDALAVARAAQREPDLPVARLDGPDRDVRLLGDHRESLVAERTRVINRLRWYLHELDPSWEPKARSLDRLAILDQVLVRLEPLTGTVARLARDLLERCRTLTQQIDELTAEITTLVTDMAPSLIAIPGCGTITAAKILGETAGVDRFRSKDAYARHNGTAPMPVWSSNKARHRLSRTGNRQLNAALHRIALTQAHWHEPTKQMMTRRKASGDSGMEALRVLKRRLSDVVYAALQADLATGVKTAAA, encoded by the coding sequence ATGATCACTCTGGGAGTCGATGCGCACAAGCGCACCCACACCATCGTCGCGGTCGATTCCAACGGTCGCCAGCTGGCATCGAAGACGATCGCCACCACCACCAAAGATCATCTGGGACTGCTGACCTGGGCCGAGCAGTTGGCCAGTGGTAACGGTCTGGTGTGGGCGATCGAAGACTGCCGACACCTGTCGCGGCGGCTGGAGCGGGATCTGCTTGCCGCGGGTCACGCAATCGTGCGGGTGCCACCGAAGTTGATGGCCCACGTCCGCGATTCGGCCCGCACCTACGGCAAATCCGATCCCATCGATGCGCTCGCCGTCGCCCGTGCCGCGCAGCGCGAACCCGATCTTCCCGTGGCCCGGTTGGATGGTCCTGACCGCGACGTGCGGTTACTCGGTGATCATCGTGAATCCCTTGTTGCAGAACGGACTCGGGTGATCAATAGACTGCGCTGGTATCTGCACGAGCTCGACCCGTCCTGGGAACCCAAGGCCCGATCTCTGGATCGGCTTGCAATCTTGGACCAGGTCTTGGTGCGTTTGGAGCCGCTCACGGGAACCGTCGCGCGGCTGGCGCGTGATCTGCTCGAACGGTGCCGCACACTGACCCAGCAGATCGACGAGCTCACCGCAGAGATCACCACACTGGTGACCGATATGGCGCCGTCGTTGATCGCGATCCCCGGTTGCGGAACCATCACTGCGGCCAAGATTCTCGGTGAGACCGCCGGGGTCGATCGGTTCCGGTCCAAGGACGCCTACGCCCGTCATAACGGCACCGCACCGATGCCGGTCTGGTCCTCCAACAAGGCCCGCCACCGGCTGAGCCGCACCGGGAATCGTCAACTCAACGCTGCCCTGCACCGGATCGCGCTCACCCAGGCGCACTGGCATGAACCGACCAAACAGATGATGACTCGGCGTAAAGCCAGCGGAGACAGCGGGATGGAAGCACTGCGTGTCCTCAAACGGCGACTCTCCGACGTCGTCTACGCGGCGCTACAAGCCGACCTCGCTACGGGGGTCAAAACCGCCGCCGCTTGA